A genomic stretch from Desulfovibrio sp. TomC includes:
- a CDS encoding response regulator, with protein sequence MSALDDALVLVVDDLETNIDILVETLGDAYDVAVAMDGPSALELAAAQRPDLILLDIMMPGMDGYEVCRRLAADPATADIPVIFLTAMTDVADKARGFASGAVDYVTKPFEPLEVQARVRTHLALTQARRELARQNEILESKVLERTRELAVTQEAIIEAMAGLAEYRDPETGGHIKRTKNYMRLLAATLRDHPRFCRFLTDETITLLYKSAPLHDIGKVGVRDDILLKPGQLTEAELTVMRRHPIYGREAIQAASLKLGPNSFLELAEEIAYTHQERYDGSGYPQGLAGEAIPISGRLMALADVYDALISRRVYKKPFTHAQAVAIILEGRGTHFDPDMVDAFMTVQEAMRQIALDFADHDDERQALENPYVA encoded by the coding sequence ATGAGCGCCCTGGACGACGCCTTGGTCCTTGTCGTCGACGACCTGGAAACCAACATCGATATCCTGGTCGAAACCCTGGGCGACGCCTATGACGTGGCCGTGGCCATGGATGGTCCGTCGGCCCTGGAACTGGCTGCCGCCCAGCGTCCCGACCTCATCCTGCTCGACATCATGATGCCGGGCATGGACGGCTACGAGGTCTGCCGGCGGCTGGCCGCCGATCCGGCCACTGCCGACATCCCGGTGATCTTTTTAACGGCCATGACCGACGTGGCCGACAAGGCCCGCGGCTTTGCCTCCGGGGCCGTGGACTACGTGACCAAGCCCTTCGAGCCCTTGGAAGTCCAGGCCCGGGTCCGCACCCATCTGGCCCTGACCCAGGCCCGCCGTGAACTGGCCCGGCAAAACGAGATTTTGGAGAGCAAGGTGCTTGAGCGCACCCGGGAACTGGCCGTGACCCAGGAGGCCATCATCGAGGCCATGGCCGGTCTGGCCGAATACCGCGACCCGGAAACCGGCGGGCATATCAAACGCACGAAAAACTATATGCGCCTTCTGGCCGCCACGTTGCGCGACCATCCCCGGTTTTGCCGCTTTCTGACCGACGAGACCATTACGCTTTTGTACAAGTCGGCCCCGCTGCACGACATCGGCAAGGTGGGGGTGCGCGACGATATTTTGCTCAAACCCGGGCAGCTCACCGAGGCGGAATTGACGGTCATGCGCCGCCATCCGATCTACGGCCGCGAAGCCATCCAGGCGGCCTCGCTAAAGCTCGGTCCCAATTCCTTCCTGGAATTGGCCGAGGAAATCGCCTACACCCACCAGGAGCGCTATGACGGCTCCGGCTATCCCCAGGGGCTTGCCGGCGAGGCCATCCCCATTTCCGGGCGTCTCATGGCCCTTGCCGACGTCTACGATGCCCTGATCAGCCGGCGAGTGTATAAAAAACCCTTCACGCATGCCCAGGCCGTCGCCATTATTCTGGAAGGGCGGGGGACCCATTTCGATCCCGACATGGTGGACGCCTTCATGACCGTCCAGGAGGCCATGCGGCAGATCGCCCTGGATTTTGCCGATCACGACGACGAACGACAGGCGTTGGAGAACCCCTATGTGGCCTGA
- a CDS encoding response regulator, translating to MTPFLRRTIALSTCLAFALACAAAATGIAKSWTFEKRRAALVEAGIKLQRELLAETIESRVMGATILLGLIQPTIKLAVTGNRLSENDQSEIHNVLEPLRRQFEASGTYLISADGEIRIHDTDTSSSVGLNVAFRPYFRLAMAGKANVYAAVGSQTLERGLYYAAPVHAGPLRSSAVLGVVVTKLSADFLDGMLAGSGRQAVLLSPGGVVFATTNRDWLYAMAPPITEQRLETVRLQRRFGRVFDTVRPVELPFAATNGTVDDDGRQRSLATASLDWDDPAGDWTLVVIEDTALWFPASERALTAALAGLAGLLAALLYWAVAVGRRRRVRAAARFRTLGVALEVSPLAVVITDAAMAIEWVNPQFERTTGYALAEARGRNPNILASGRTPPETYDAMRRTLATGQPWSGEFINRRKDGSTYYARVAISPVADAAGRLLGYVGLQEDVSEYKQLLARLKSQLRLGDGLKAFAESLVNEFSPELLARKGLDELVRFLSAPYGAVHVGRYGTNPQVLARFGGNWQSNDTLSSEHPLVADVVASGRPMILRQLPETAVAALAGGTVRLTEIRILPLGEGQACVGALEIGLLRGPSEEEERYIDKACAELALALTLALDVTERLAAQKALADQLAFQKVLLDTIPNPVFYKGADTRFLGFNRAYEETFAVHREELVGKRVLDLKYLPEADRIAYQREDEAMIATAGSVRKGMRIPFADGEMHETLYYVAGFRRSDGSPGGLVGTFVDISEQKETERALAAAKEAAVEATLLKSDFLANMSHEIRTPMNAIVGMSHLAMKTDLTPRQRDYLTKIRLSSQHLLGIINDILDFSKIEAGKLSIETVDFDLATVLENVATLIREKAEAKGLELIFDVAADVPQILVGDPLRLGQILINFANNAVKFTETGEIDIRVRLTSEDVSEAELSFEVRDTGIGLSQEQIERLFQSFSQADTSTTRKYGGTGLGLAISQRLATLMNGAVGVRSAPGEGSTFWFTVRLGKSNKRRRVLLPDPDLRGRHMLVVDDNDSARTVLTEMLASMSFAVEAVPGGQEALAAVTDRQAQGEPFDVVFLDWQMPDMDGIETAMKINALPLSPLPRLIMVTAYGREEVIRAAEGAGIEDVLLKPVTNSLLFDTVMRVLGAFREEVDAAAQADRSMTGPVPAGNGERLLVVEDNEINQQVALELLTDAGYAVDVAANGEIALAMVQRAPYALVLMDMQMPVMDGLAATIAIRKLPGLAGLPIVAMTANAMQQDRDKCRAVGMNEFLAKPIDPEELLETVASLIPRSPIRRVAGAADAAAAAALADGLPGLDVAGGLSRVSGNTALYRKLLLKMGRDFPAVPASIRAALGVDDFRTAEIAAHSVKGAAGNVGATALEQAAAALEKALRDTDGQETALCLPAFETALEAFVAVVAGLAPAPGDGAPEAAAGQAGPDASGPEAFGPDRPSSGAEARTGGQESGPSACPPELYPALRSLMPHLTARKPKPCASVMAQLTAMACTAPVRERLSEAARLIAGYKFAQAQEIVAGLLAGEGGEPS from the coding sequence ATGACGCCATTTCTGCGCCGTACCATCGCCCTGTCCACCTGCCTGGCGTTTGCCCTGGCCTGCGCCGCTGCGGCAACGGGAATTGCCAAATCATGGACATTTGAAAAACGCCGGGCTGCATTGGTCGAAGCGGGCATCAAGCTCCAACGGGAACTGTTGGCCGAGACGATTGAAAGCCGGGTTATGGGCGCAACTATCCTGCTTGGCCTGATTCAACCCACGATCAAGCTGGCCGTGACGGGCAACAGACTGTCGGAAAACGACCAAAGCGAAATCCACAACGTCCTGGAACCGCTGCGGCGGCAGTTTGAAGCCAGCGGCACCTATCTCATCAGCGCTGACGGCGAAATCCGTATCCACGATACAGACACTTCCTCCTCGGTTGGCTTAAACGTCGCCTTTCGTCCCTATTTCAGGCTGGCCATGGCCGGCAAGGCCAATGTCTACGCCGCCGTGGGCAGCCAGACCCTTGAGCGTGGCCTGTACTACGCCGCCCCGGTCCATGCCGGGCCGCTGCGCTCTTCGGCGGTTCTTGGCGTGGTGGTCACCAAGCTGTCGGCGGATTTCCTCGACGGGATGCTGGCCGGGTCCGGCCGCCAAGCCGTGCTGCTGAGCCCCGGCGGCGTGGTCTTTGCCACAACCAACCGCGACTGGCTCTACGCCATGGCCCCGCCGATCACCGAACAGCGCCTGGAGACCGTCCGGCTGCAGCGCCGCTTCGGCCGGGTCTTCGACACTGTCCGGCCCGTCGAGCTGCCCTTTGCCGCCACGAATGGCACGGTCGACGACGACGGCAGGCAACGGTCGCTGGCGACCGCCAGTCTTGATTGGGATGATCCGGCCGGGGATTGGACCCTGGTGGTCATAGAGGACACAGCCCTGTGGTTTCCCGCCTCTGAACGGGCGCTGACGGCCGCTCTGGCCGGACTGGCCGGGCTGTTGGCGGCGCTGCTGTATTGGGCCGTGGCCGTGGGGCGGCGGCGTCGCGTCCGGGCCGCCGCCCGTTTCCGGACCCTGGGGGTGGCCCTGGAGGTCAGTCCGCTGGCGGTGGTCATCACCGATGCGGCCATGGCCATCGAGTGGGTCAATCCGCAGTTCGAGCGCACCACCGGCTACGCCCTGGCCGAGGCCAGGGGGCGAAATCCCAATATCCTGGCCAGCGGACGCACGCCGCCTGAGACCTATGACGCGATGCGCCGCACCCTTGCCACCGGACAGCCCTGGAGTGGCGAATTCATCAACCGGCGCAAGGACGGTTCGACGTACTATGCCCGGGTGGCCATTTCGCCGGTGGCCGACGCCGCCGGCCGGCTGTTGGGCTATGTCGGCCTCCAAGAGGACGTCAGCGAATACAAACAGCTCCTGGCCCGGCTGAAGTCCCAGCTGCGGCTCGGGGATGGGCTGAAAGCCTTTGCCGAGTCCCTGGTCAATGAGTTCTCTCCCGAGCTTTTGGCCCGGAAGGGCCTGGACGAACTGGTCCGCTTTCTGTCGGCCCCTTACGGCGCGGTCCATGTCGGCCGGTATGGGACCAACCCCCAGGTGCTGGCCCGGTTTGGCGGCAACTGGCAGTCCAACGATACGCTGTCGTCGGAGCACCCCTTGGTGGCCGACGTCGTGGCTTCGGGACGGCCCATGATTTTGCGCCAGCTGCCCGAGACGGCAGTGGCGGCCTTGGCCGGGGGCACGGTCCGGCTGACCGAAATCCGCATCCTGCCCCTGGGCGAAGGGCAGGCCTGCGTGGGCGCTCTGGAAATCGGGCTGCTGCGCGGCCCTTCCGAGGAGGAGGAGCGCTATATCGACAAGGCCTGCGCCGAGTTGGCCCTGGCCCTGACCCTGGCCCTGGACGTCACCGAACGTCTGGCCGCCCAGAAGGCCCTGGCCGACCAGCTGGCTTTTCAGAAGGTGCTCCTCGACACCATTCCCAATCCGGTTTTCTACAAAGGGGCGGATACCCGGTTTCTCGGCTTCAACCGGGCCTATGAAGAGACCTTTGCCGTGCACCGCGAAGAGCTTGTGGGCAAGCGGGTGCTCGATCTCAAGTATCTGCCCGAGGCCGACCGCATAGCCTACCAGCGCGAGGACGAGGCCATGATCGCCACGGCCGGTTCGGTGCGAAAGGGGATGCGCATCCCCTTTGCCGACGGCGAGATGCACGAGACGCTCTATTATGTGGCCGGGTTTCGCCGCTCCGACGGCAGCCCCGGCGGACTGGTCGGCACCTTCGTGGACATAAGCGAGCAAAAGGAAACCGAACGGGCTTTGGCCGCGGCCAAAGAGGCTGCCGTGGAAGCCACCCTGCTCAAATCCGATTTCCTGGCCAACATGAGCCATGAAATCCGAACGCCCATGAATGCTATCGTCGGCATGTCCCATCTGGCCATGAAGACCGACCTGACCCCCCGCCAGCGCGACTACCTGACCAAAATCCGCCTTTCCAGCCAGCATCTGCTCGGCATCATCAACGACATCCTCGATTTCTCCAAGATCGAGGCCGGCAAGCTCAGCATCGAAACCGTCGATTTCGATCTGGCGACAGTGCTCGAGAACGTGGCCACCCTCATCCGGGAAAAGGCCGAAGCCAAGGGCCTGGAACTCATTTTCGACGTGGCGGCCGATGTGCCCCAGATTCTCGTGGGCGATCCGTTGCGCCTGGGCCAGATTTTGATCAATTTCGCCAATAACGCCGTCAAATTCACCGAGACAGGCGAGATCGACATCCGGGTGCGCCTGACCAGCGAGGACGTGTCCGAGGCCGAACTCAGCTTTGAAGTCCGGGACACCGGCATCGGGCTTAGCCAGGAACAGATTGAGCGGTTGTTTCAGAGCTTTTCCCAGGCCGACACCTCCACCACCCGCAAATACGGCGGCACGGGCCTGGGGCTGGCCATTTCCCAGCGGCTGGCCACCCTCATGAACGGCGCGGTAGGGGTGCGCTCGGCCCCGGGGGAGGGCTCGACCTTCTGGTTTACGGTCCGCCTGGGCAAAAGCAACAAACGCCGGCGGGTCCTTCTGCCCGATCCGGACCTGCGCGGCCGGCACATGCTGGTTGTGGACGACAATGACAGCGCCCGCACGGTCCTCACCGAGATGCTGGCCTCCATGAGTTTTGCCGTGGAAGCCGTCCCGGGCGGCCAGGAGGCCCTTGCGGCCGTCACGGACCGGCAGGCCCAGGGGGAGCCTTTTGACGTGGTCTTTCTCGACTGGCAGATGCCGGACATGGACGGCATCGAGACGGCCATGAAGATCAATGCCCTGCCCCTGTCGCCGCTGCCCCGTCTGATCATGGTCACGGCCTATGGCCGCGAAGAGGTGATCCGGGCGGCCGAGGGCGCCGGCATCGAAGACGTGTTGCTCAAACCCGTGACCAACTCCCTGCTCTTTGACACGGTCATGCGGGTGCTCGGGGCTTTTCGTGAGGAGGTTGACGCTGCGGCCCAGGCCGACCGTTCCATGACCGGGCCTGTGCCGGCCGGCAACGGGGAGCGGCTGCTGGTGGTCGAAGACAACGAGATCAACCAGCAGGTGGCTCTGGAACTGCTCACGGATGCCGGCTACGCCGTTGACGTGGCGGCCAATGGCGAGATCGCCCTGGCCATGGTGCAGCGCGCGCCCTACGCCCTGGTCCTTATGGACATGCAGATGCCGGTCATGGACGGTCTGGCCGCCACCATCGCCATTCGCAAGCTCCCCGGGTTGGCCGGGCTTCCCATTGTGGCCATGACCGCCAACGCCATGCAACAGGACCGCGACAAATGCCGGGCTGTGGGCATGAACGAGTTTCTGGCCAAGCCCATTGATCCCGAGGAGTTGCTGGAGACGGTGGCGTCGCTGATTCCCCGCAGCCCGATCCGTCGGGTGGCCGGGGCGGCGGATGCGGCCGCTGCCGCCGCCCTGGCCGACGGCCTGCCCGGCCTGGATGTGGCGGGCGGCCTCTCCCGGGTGAGCGGCAATACGGCCCTGTACCGCAAACTGCTTCTGAAGATGGGCCGGGACTTTCCGGCCGTGCCTGCCAGCATCCGGGCGGCGCTTGGCGTTGACGATTTTCGAACGGCCGAGATTGCCGCCCATTCGGTCAAGGGCGCGGCCGGCAACGTCGGCGCAACCGCCCTGGAACAGGCCGCGGCAGCCCTGGAAAAGGCCCTGCGCGACACGGATGGGCAGGAAACAGCCCTGTGCCTGCCAGCCTTCGAGACGGCCCTTGAGGCCTTTGTGGCCGTGGTCGCCGGTCTGGCTCCGGCCCCGGGCGATGGTGCGCCTGAGGCGGCGGCCGGACAGGCTGGGCCGGATGCCTCTGGACCGGAGGCGTTTGGCCCGGACAGGCCGTCCTCGGGAGCGGAGGCTCGGACCGGTGGCCAGGAAAGCGGTCCGTCCGCCTGCCCGCCGGAATTGTATCCCGCCCTGCGTTCCCTCATGCCGCATCTGACGGCGCGCAAACCCAAGCCCTGCGCCAGCGTCATGGCCCAGCTGACGGCCATGGCCTGCACGGCCCCGGTCCGTGAGCGACTGTCCGAGGCGGCCCGGCTCATTGCCGGCTACAAGTTCGCCCAGGCCCAGGAAATCGTTGCCGGGCTGTTGGCCGGGGAAGGGGGAGAGCCGTCATGA